CGATTCAGGTTTGTATCTTTCTAAAAGCGTAAATAGAAAATTACCTTCTAAACCATCAGCACTCAAAATTTTCACGCCATCGGTGGCTACAAAGAATGGTTCTCTTGGTTTATACAATGACAGTGTATGATCTCCAAACAAAACTACATCTGGATAGTTTTCAAATGGTATTCCATTGGCATATCCAACAACAGACTTATCTCCCTGCTGAATAACTTCATAATTCCCATAATCACTTGGTTCTGCTAAGTACGGACTAAATTGATGTGTTTTTAGAATATCCCCCAACTTCCGCTGTTCCCAAGCATCGGTAAATCCAGTGAAGCGAATCTCTGGTTTTTTATCTATTTCAGCCATATCATTTACCCTTTAACAGCGCCTGGAACTCGCTGAGACCTTTCATATCATGCTCGTTACCAACGAGTTCATCAATGAGCGCCGAGAGAATAGACTCCGATTCCTTTATCTCCGATTCGACCGCAGAGTAGGTGACAGCGTATTTTTCAGAAAGGGTTTTGATTTTGTCTACTAGAACTTGAATTACTGCTTTGGGAAGCTGCTTAATACTCTCCGTAAGCGGGAAAATCCATTTTTGCTCAAGTAGTTCAAGCGCCTGTTCGTCAGAAAGCGATTCGATGGTTTCCTTAGTTTTCATATGCAATGCAGCGACATCTGCTTTTACCTGTGCTTTTACTTCCTTTTCCTCGGCCATCAGCTTGCTTACTTTTACAATTTTTGCTTCAAAAGAATCTTCTGGGAATTCAAAGGCGGATTGAAGCTCTGCTAAATAGGAATTTACTGCTTTTTTACTATATGTACCATCCTTGTTTGCGTCCATATTGGACCATACTATATCGTCATGTGCACTGATATAAGCAAGTTTTTCGGCTTTCTTAGAAAGTGCAGCATAAGCGTTCAGTGCCTTAATTTCCTGGGTGTCCACATCAGCATAGATCTCTTTGAGTTTTTCACCGACTGCTTTTGCGACAAACGCATCGCTAGAATCGTTTGTCAAGCTTGAATCCTTTTCTTCTTCGGAAAGAGAGTCAAGTAATTCATCATATTCAGAGGAGATTTCAGCAAGGCGGCCCTCTTTTTGCTTAAGTGCTTCATATTCATCCAAAAGAAGCGTACGCTGCACAAGTTCAAACGGAATAATATGACCGATCCAACCATCTTGTACCTCTTCCTCTTTGCCGTCCTTCTTCTTGATTACCATGTTGGGATCAACTTTTTTAACAGCGTTGAAACCTTCTGTTTGAATTATTTCTAAGTCAACAGATGTTTTTGCCCACTCATCATCAAGCAATTGATATGCTTCATATCTGTTAATAAGCGGAATGGAAGCAAGGCGGGCAAAAATGTCAGCACTCAAAACGACCTCTTCTTTTGAAATATTGAGGGTTGCCATATTCGTTATCAGCTCGCTTTTCAAGAAACTATCAAAGTCTCCGAAAGCTCTCATGAAATTAGAAATAAAAGCTTTTACGGCGGGATGCTCATCGACAGTCTGTTCAATATTGCTGACTGCCAACTCAGCATATGGACCCACGCCTTTTGTAAAAAGTGCCTCTTTTAATTCTGGAAAAGCACTCCAGTACTCACTAAGTTCAGCAATTTCACTCATGGGAATGCCACCGAACATAGAAGCATACAGGTCCCATTTTTCTGCGCCTTCAGAGGAATCAACATATCTCGGAATATTCAAGTTGTATTCATTTCGGCGAATTTCTTCTCGACACACTTTCCTTGAGAATTTGTCAATATTAGCTCTGGCAGTTACGGCATCAACTATCTTTTTAATATCAGATGCTCTGAGCTTATTGTTCTTGCCAACTTTAATAAAACCCTTGGATGCATCAACAATCAAAACATCGGTATTCTCACGCTTTTGCTTCAAAACCATAATTATTGTTTGAATACCGGTTCCAAAAAAAATATTAGCAGGAAGTCCGATGATTGCATCAATGTTATTGCCCTCAATCAGATTTTTCCGAATTTCACCCTCTTCACCGCCACGGAATAAAACCCCATGCGGGAGAACTATCGTCATGATGCCATCCGGCTTAATATGGAACAAGTCGTGAAGCAGGAAAGCATAATCGGCTTTTGATTTCGGAGCGAGCCCAAAACGTGCGTAGCGAGGGTCTGTTTCTTTATTACCCGGCTCCCAATGCTGTGAGTAGGGAGGATTGGAAACAACTGCATCCACATAAAGCGGATTGTATGTTTCAACAGGGTTAGTTTCATCAAAGTACGGCCAATCATCTTCCAAAGTGTCACCGTTGCGGGTTATGATATTAGCCGGAATGATGCCACGCATAACTAAATTCATACGAGTAAGGTTGTATGTATTCTGCTTCAGCTCCTGCGCATAGTATTTAATGTTGTTTTCATTATCAATATGCTTTGCAACTGATCGACCGATGTTTATCAAAAGGGAGCCTGAACCGCTCGTCGGGTCATAAATTTCGATTTCCGTTCTGTCCTTCAAATGGTCTGCAACAATTTCGGACATAAGAAGAGATACTTCATGTGGCGTGTAAAACTCTCCTGCCTTTTTTCCAGCATTAGCAGCGAACATGCTAATCAGATATTCATATATGAAGCCAATAACATCGTAGTCCTGCCTGCCATCCATAGGAATATCTTTAATCAGATGGATCAGATCGCTGATAGCTTTTGTTCTGGATGCGGAACTATCACCAAGTTTACTTAAACCGGTCTGCAGGGTATTAAATATACCCTCATATACCTTCTTATCAGGTGGGTTAATCAAACGGTCGAACGCTGACAAGGCATCCGTAACATTAGACACATCAAAATCTTTGCCCATTTTGAGCCAAGTCGAGAATAAGTCCTTGTAGGCAATAAAGTACCCGACCTTTTCACGAACATACTCTACGGTTTCTGTATCGTCTTCAACAAGAGCCTCAATGTCTTCCTGGGTAGAGCCCTCTTCTTTTAGTTTCTTTACCTCATAGTCCGAAAGGTACTTGTAAAAAATGAAGCCTAAAATGTAATCTTTATATTCGTTGGCCTCGATCTTTGAACGCATTTTATTAGCGGATTCCCATATTTTCGTGGCGAGCTGTTGCTTATTCATAAATTCTATGTATCCTCTCTGCTTATTTCTAATTTTAAAACCAAAATGTTGTTTTCTGCCATTCCTCAAACTATTGCATTTTGTTTTCGTTGCACATTTTATAAAAGAGAAACTGTTTTTATAAAGGAGG
The nucleotide sequence above comes from Brevibacillus laterosporus LMG 15441. Encoded proteins:
- a CDS encoding type I restriction-modification system subunit M, which codes for MNKQQLATKIWESANKMRSKIEANEYKDYILGFIFYKYLSDYEVKKLKEEGSTQEDIEALVEDDTETVEYVREKVGYFIAYKDLFSTWLKMGKDFDVSNVTDALSAFDRLINPPDKKVYEGIFNTLQTGLSKLGDSSASRTKAISDLIHLIKDIPMDGRQDYDVIGFIYEYLISMFAANAGKKAGEFYTPHEVSLLMSEIVADHLKDRTEIEIYDPTSGSGSLLINIGRSVAKHIDNENNIKYYAQELKQNTYNLTRMNLVMRGIIPANIITRNGDTLEDDWPYFDETNPVETYNPLYVDAVVSNPPYSQHWEPGNKETDPRYARFGLAPKSKADYAFLLHDLFHIKPDGIMTIVLPHGVLFRGGEEGEIRKNLIEGNNIDAIIGLPANIFFGTGIQTIIMVLKQKRENTDVLIVDASKGFIKVGKNNKLRASDIKKIVDAVTARANIDKFSRKVCREEIRRNEYNLNIPRYVDSSEGAEKWDLYASMFGGIPMSEIAELSEYWSAFPELKEALFTKGVGPYAELAVSNIEQTVDEHPAVKAFISNFMRAFGDFDSFLKSELITNMATLNISKEEVVLSADIFARLASIPLINRYEAYQLLDDEWAKTSVDLEIIQTEGFNAVKKVDPNMVIKKKDGKEEEVQDGWIGHIIPFELVQRTLLLDEYEALKQKEGRLAEISSEYDELLDSLSEEEKDSSLTNDSSDAFVAKAVGEKLKEIYADVDTQEIKALNAYAALSKKAEKLAYISAHDDIVWSNMDANKDGTYSKKAVNSYLAELQSAFEFPEDSFEAKIVKVSKLMAEEKEVKAQVKADVAALHMKTKETIESLSDEQALELLEQKWIFPLTESIKQLPKAVIQVLVDKIKTLSEKYAVTYSAVESEIKESESILSALIDELVGNEHDMKGLSEFQALLKGK